The DNA window CCTCCCGATGGATGCGGCGGACCCCGGAAGGGTCGAGAATCTCGTGCGCGCCGGCGCCGAGGTCATTCACCTCTTCGCCGACGAATCCGGCCAGTCGTCCCGGGGATTCATCGCCGAGGCCCTGCGGGCGGTCCACCGCCATCTCGTGGCCCGGGGCCTCCGCGACGAGGTCACGCTCCTCGCCAGCGGGGGCATCGCCGCCGCGGAGCACGTGCCAAAAGCCATCGTCTGCGGCGCGGACCTCGTGGCCGTGGACTTCGTCCTCCCCGTGGCCTTCGGCTGCGCCCTGTGGGCCGACCGCGCCTACTGCGGCGCGGAGCGCGGCGAGTTCGACGCGGCGTGGGGGGCGCAGCGCCTGATGAATCTCTTCAACGCCTGGCGGGACCAGCTGCTGGAGTGCCTGGGCGCCATGGGCATGCGCGAGGTCCGCCGGCTGCGCGGGGAAACCGGCCGGGCCATCTTCCAGCCCGAGGAAGAGGCGCAGTTCCGCGCGCTGTTCCCCGTGACCCGACCGGCGCCCGCCGAGAAACCGCTGACCGAGATTCCCGAGATGGGCGATCTGCGCTGGACCCAGGAGCTGCTCCAGGCGACCTGGACGCAGGCCGCGACGGGAGCTCCCCCGGCGCGGGGGGAGGCGCGGGTCGGCCGATCCGGCGGGGGGTTCGACGTGCTGCGGTTCGTCTCGGAGGACGCCGGCTACACGCCGCCGGCGGCCGTGGACCCCGAGGAGGTCGACCTGAGCCTGGAGCTCAACCGGCGCGGGTACGGACCGGCGATCACCATCCCCGTGCCCTGGTACGGCGGCGGGATGTCCTTCGGTTCGGTGAGCCTGCAGACGATGCTGGCCCGGGCCATGGCGGCGAAGACGGTGGGCACCTTCACCAGCACCGGGGAGGGCGGCTATCCGGACGAACTGATCCCGTACGCCGATCACGTCATCACCCAGGTCGCCACGGGGCTCTTCGGGGTGCGCGAGGAGACGATCCAGCGGGCCCGCTTCGTGGAGTTCAAGTACGCGCAGGGCGCCAAGCCCGGGCTGGGCGGCCATCTCCTGGGAGGCAAGACCACGGAAGTCGTGGCCACAATGCGCGAGGCCGTGGCCTGGACGTCGCTGTTCTCCCCGTTCCCCTTCCACAGTGTCTACTCGGTGGAGGATCACAAGAAGCACGTGGACTGGATCCGCGCCGTTAACCCGAACGCGCTGGTCGCGGTCAAAGTGAGCACGCCGACGGATGTGGACATGGTGGCGGTGGGCATCTACTATGCGGGGGCGCATATCGTCCACCTCGACGGCGGCTACGGCGGGACCGGCGCCGCCCCGGAGATCGCCAAGAAGAACATCGCCATGCCCATCGAGTACGCCGTCCCCAAGGTGCACCGGTTCCTGCTGGAGGAGGGCATCCGCGACGAGATTGTGTTGATGGCCTCCGGAGGGATCCGCACCGCCTACGACGTCGCCAAGGCCATCGCCCTGGGTGCGGATGGGGCGGTCGTGGGGATGGCCGACCTGGTGGCGATCGGCTGCACGCGGCTGGCGGACTGCGAAAAGGGCAGAGGCTGTCCCTTCGGGATCACGACCACCGACCCGGAACTGTCCCGGCTCATCGACCCGGTCTGGGCCGCCGGGCGCATCGTCAATCTCTACCGGGCCTGGGCGGCGCAGTTGCGCGCCCTGCTCGCCGACCTCGGCCTGCGCTCGATCCGCGAGCTGCGCGGCCGCACCTCTCTCCTCGTCTACCTGGAATCGGACCCCAAAGCGGCATGAGCGCGCGACCGAATGCCGAGGCGGTCACCCAGCTCATCCGCTCGCGGGAGGGGCTGCCCGCCCCGGTCCCGTTCTCCCGGCGAAAGGTCGAAGCCGAGGGCGGGTGCGGCGTCGTCGGCCTGGCCGCCACCGTCCCCGTCCTGGGCCGGCACATTCTGGCTCCCTGCCGTCAGATGCACAACCGCGGCAACGGCAAAGGCGGCGGGCTGGCCGCGGCCGGCCTCCTCCCGGAGCAGATGGGGGTGGACGCGGACCGCCTGGCCACGGACTACCTCGTCCAGATCGCCTACCTCACCCCGGAGTTGCGCCGCGACATCGAGGCCGCGTTCATCGATCCCGTCTTCGACCTGCACGCCGGGTACCGGATTCCCACCGTCGACGACCACCGCGACGTTCCCGGACTGACCGTGCGGCCGCCGGACGTGTGGCGCTACTTCGCACGGGTGCGCGAAGATGTGCTGGCGCAGTTCATCGAAACGCATCGCCTCGACGCCGTGTCCGTCCAGGCCGCGGAGGACGAATACGTCAGTCAGTGGGCGTTTCGTCTGAACACGCGATTCTACGCCGGCGGACCGCCCCCGGGCCCTCCCTCGGGGCCCGGCGCCTCCGGGCGGCACGCCTTCGTCCTCTCCTACGGCCGCGACATGCTGGTGCTCAAGATCGTCGGGTACGCCGAGGACGCCCTGCACTACTACCGGATGGAGGACGTGCGGGCCCGGATCTGGATCGGCCACCAGCGCTACCCGACCAAGGGCCGTGTCTGGCATCCGGGCGGCGCGCACCCCTTCGCCGCGCTGGACGTGGCGCTGGTCCACAACGGGGACTTCGCCAACTACCACGCGGTATGCGAGTATCTCGCCCAGCGGAATCTGTTCCCGCTGTTCCTGACCGATACCGAAGTCGCCGTCCTGTTGTTCGATCTGTGGAGCCGCACCTACGGCTATCCCACCGAGTATCTCATCGAGGCCATGGCCCCGACCACGGAGCGCGACTTTCTCCTGCTGCCGGAGGAGAAGCGCACGGTGTACCGCGCCATCCAGGCCAGCCACATCCACGGCTCGCCCGACGGGCCGTGGTTCTTCATCATCGGCCGCTCCCTGATCGAGCAGGGGCGGGTGGGGGGCTGGCAGCTGCTGGGAATCACCGACACCTCGATGCTGCGGCCCCAGGTGTTCGCCCTGCAGGAAGGAGAGGTCTCCGTCGGCATCATCGCCTCCGAGAAGCAGGCCATCGACGCCACGCTGGCCAGCCTCTCCCACGAGGATGCCCGGATCTGCCCCCTCGCCGACCGCTACTGGAACGCCCGCGGGGGATCCTACACCGACGGCGGGGCCTTCCTGTTCACGGTCCGGCCCGAGGGGACGCTGACCTGCAGCAACAAATTCGGCGCTGTGGTGCGCACGCCGCCGGGGCAGCGGCACCGCCTGCCGCTCCTCCGGGTGGCGTCGGTCGCGTCCCCGCCGGCCGGCTCCGGAGCGGGCCGGGCCGCCGCCGCGGTGCGCACTTCGCCTCCCGTGCATCTGACGACGCCTGAGGCCGTCTACGCCCAGGGGGTCCGGCTCTTCCGCAGCGCGGACTACGAGACGATCGAACGCTGGCTCTCCGCGGTCCGGGCAGAGGCGCGCGGCGGCGGGTCAGTGCGCGCCGTCGCGCTGGAAGGGCTGACCCGGCTGCTGGACGGGCGCTGGCCGACGGGAGCAAAGAAGCGCGCCTCGCTGCTGGCCGTGCTCCACGCCGCCGTCTACGGCCTGCTGCGCGACGTGCCCCCGATCAACGGCGCGGCGCCCATGGTCCGCATCGGCCGGAGCGACTGGGCGATGCTCAGCGCGCCGCAGCGGCCGGACCAGACGCTGGTCATCGACGCCCGCGGGTTTCCCATGGAAGGCGAACAGGGTCTCTCCCGGGCCCTGGTCCGGGCCTACGCGCTCGGCTGGCGAACCCTGATCGTCTTCGACGTCCACGGCCAGCGGTTCATCGGCAGCGGCTTCGGCCCGCGGACGGGGGACGTGCGGCTGGAGATCTACGGGTCCTCGGGCGACTACCTCGGCTCGGGCCTGGACGGGATGACGCTCACCGTACACGGCGACGCCCAGGATCAGGTCGGGCAGATCCTCAAGGCCGGGAAGCTCGTCATCCACGGCAGCGTGGGCCAGACGTTCCTGTACGGGGCGAAGGGCGGCGAGATCTACGTGCTGGGCAGCGCCGCCGGGCGGCCGCTGATCAACGCCGTGGGCCGGCCGCGGGTGGTGATCAACGGCACCGCGCTGGACTACCTGGCCGAATCCTTCATGGCCGGCGATCCGCTGGAGGGCGGCGGGTTCTGCATCCTCAACGGCGTGACCTTCGACCACGACGGACGCATCGTCGATCTCGACACGCCCTACCCCGGCGGCAACCTCTTCTCTCTGGCCAGCGGCGGCGCGATCTACGCCCGCGATCCCTATCGCCGCCTGGATGAAGACCAGCTGAACGGCGGCCGCTTTGCCGATCTGACCGCGGCCGACTGGAATCTGATCCGGCCCTACCTGGAAGAGAACGAGCGGCTCTTCGCCATCCCCGTGGAGCGACTCCTCACCGTGGACGGCCACGTCCGCAGCCCCGAAGACGTCTACCGCAAGGTCGAACCTGTCGAGCTGGGCGTGCTCAAAGGGTAGCCCGGCACCGTCCCCGGCTCCTGACCGCCGGCCGTCATCCGGTTTCCGGATCCGCGAAGGGAGCCCCCGCGCTCCACGGAATTGTAGTGATCCGTGTCCCGTGCTTTCGCCGGGTCCTCGTGGCGTTGGCTGATCCTCCTGGCCGCGGCCGAGGTGGCCACCATGCTCACCTTCGGCAGCTACTCCGGCGCGCTGCCGGTGCTGCGGCGGGAGTGGGGTCTCTCCGCCGCGCAGGCCGGGGCGATCTTCGCCGGCCAGCAGATCGGGTACACCGGTGCGGTGCTGGTCCTGAGCACCCTGACGGATGTGATCGGCGTCCGCCGCATCTACCTGGCCTCAGCGGTCTGGAACGGCGTCTTCGGCCTGCTGTTCGCGGGCTTCGCCCGCGACTTCCCCTCCGCCCTCCTCCTGCGCACCCTGGGCGGGATGGGCCTCGCCGGGACGTACATGCCGGGGATGCGCCTGGTCGTGGAGACCTTCCCCGCGGCGACGCGCGGCGGGGCCATGGGGGTGTACATCGGCGCCTTCAGCCTCGGGACGAGCCTCTCGCTGCTGCTGACCGGCGCCCTGCTGCCCCTGGGATGGCGGACCGCGTTCACCCTCACCGCCGTGGGTCCCCTTGCGGCCGCAGCCCTGGCCTGGCCCGTGGTGCAGGACGTCTCGCCGCTCCCGGCGCGACGCCGGATCGAGGTGGGACGGGTGCTGCGCAACGTCCGCGCCCTGCGTTTCATCACCGCCTACGCCGCGCACAACTGGGAGCTGTTCGGGATGCGCGCCTGGCTGCCGGCCTTCTTGACCTCGCTCTGGGTGGAACGCGGGCTTCCGCTCACCTCGGCGACGGCGCGCGGCGCCGCGTTTTCCTCCCTGGTCCTGCTGGCTAGCGGGGCGAGCAACGCCTTCGGAGGCTGGCTGTCCGACTCGCTGGGCCGGCGCCGGACCATCGTGATCTTCCTCACCGCCTCGGCCCTCCTCTCCGCGACCATCGGCTGGACGCCGTCGCTGGGCCTGCGATTCGTGCTCGGTCTGGCGGTCTTCTACGGCCTGCTGGTCACGGCGGAGTCGTCCACGCTGTCCACCGCCGTGGCGGAGTCCGCCGATCCCCGGGCCCTCGGCGCGACGATGGCGATCCAATCGAGCCTGGGCTTTCTGGTCACGGCGGTCTCCCCGCCCCTGTTCGGCGCCATCCTCGACGCGACCAACGGGACGTGGGGGTGGGCCTTCCTCTCGCTGGGGATCGTCGCGCTGCTCGGCGTCCTCGTGGTGGCCAGACTCTGACCGACGCTTCTCCCGTTCTCGCCCATCCCGTTCTCGCCCGGATGCAGTGTTCGTCTTGTGGTTCGCGCTCTGCGCTCGATACAATGAGGTTTTGCGATGAGTCTCCGCGGGCTGCTCCCGCCCCTGCGGGAGGAGCCGTCCTACAAGCAGGCGCTGGACGCCGTCCGCTCCGGAACCCGGCCGTGGCTGGTGGGCCCCACGGGATCGGAAAAGGCCCTGGTCCTGGCCGCCCTGGCCGGCGATCTCGATCTGATCGCCGACGGCACGGTGCTCATCGTGACGCCCTCCCGGGAAGCGGCGGACCGGCTGCATGACGACCTGCTGGCGTTCCTGCCTGAACTCGAGGAACGGCTCATCGTGTATCCCCAATGGGAGATCTTCACTGCAGACGACGGCCGGCCGCCCGCCGAGGCCGCCGGTGAGCGCCTGGCGGTGCTGATGCGCCTCCTGGAGCGGCCGGCCCTGTGGATCATCGCCCCGGTGGCCGCGTTGCTGCGTCGGATCCCGGGTCCCGATGACCTCCTCAAGACCTCGGAGCGCGTCGCGCCCGGGCAGCGCCTGGACCTGATGCGTCTGACCGCCTTCCTCGCTTCGGCCGGATACCGCCGCGTCGATCTGGTCGGTGCCCGCGGGGAGTTTGCCGTGCGCGGGGGCATCCTCGACGTCTTCCCGCCGCAGGCGGAGGCGCCGGTGCGGGTCGAGTGGTGTGGGGATGAGATCGAGTCCGTCCGCGCCTTCGAGATCGAATCCCAGCGCAGCACGCAGATGCTGGGGCAGGCCCTCCTCCCCCCGGTTGCCGAGGCGGGGGGAGACGCGTCGCTCCTGACGTACCTGACCCCGGGCGCCCTGGTGGTGTACGACGAACCCGTAGACCTGCAGCGCCAGGCCCGCTCGCTGCTCGAGGGTCCTCAGGCGGCGGACCCACCGGCCTTTTTCACCTGGGACGAGCCGCCGCCGGAAGGGCTGCGTGCGGTGGCGCTGTCGGCGGTACATGGCGCCGACCGTCTTGAAGTCGAGATCCCGCTCCGCTTCCCCGGCGTCGAGGCCTTCGGCGGCCAGATGAAGCTCCTGGCCCGATCGATGGAGGAGTGGGTGGTCGCCGGGCGCCGTGTCGTCATCGCCACGGCGCAGAGCCGGCGGATCAGCGAGATCCTCCGGGACCACGGGCTGGCGGTGACGGCGGCCGCGGCGCTGGAGGCGGCGCCGGAACCGGGGCAGGTAGTCGCCGTGGAGGCCCCGCTGAGCCACGGATTCCAGATCGAGACCGCGGGGCTCGTCGTGGTGACGGACAGCGAGATGGTGGGCTGGCGCCGGCGACGGCGGCGCCAGCGGTTCCGCGAGGGTGTCCGCCTGTACTCCTGGACGGACCTCGCCCCCGGCGACTACGTCGTCCACATCCATCACGGCATCGGGATCTACCGCGGCATGCGGCGGCTGCTCCTGAACGGCGCCGAGCGGGACTACCTGGAGCTGGAGTACGCGCAGGGCGACCGGCTCTTCGTGCCCACCGACCAGATCAACCTGGTGCAGCGCTACATCGGGGTGGAAGGCCAGCGGCCGAAGGTCCACCGGCTCTCGGGCGCGGAGTGGGAACGCGAGAAACGCAAAGTGCGCGAGGCCGCCCGGGAGATGGCCCGGGAACTGCTGGCGCTCTACGCGCTGCGGGAGAGCACGGCCGGACACGCGTTCGCTCCGGACACGCCCTGGCAGCACGAGCTGGAGGCGACCTTCGAGTTCGAGGAGACGCCGGATCAGTGGCTGGCCATCCAGGACGTGAAGCGCGACATGGAGCAGCCCCGGCCCATGGACCGCCTCATCGCCGGGGACGTGGGGTACGGCAAGACCGAAGTGGCCCTCCGCGCCGCCTTCAAGGCGGTGATGGACGGCAAGCAGGTCGCGGTCCTGGTCCCCACCACGGTCCTGGCCCAGCAGCACTACAACGTCTTCCTGAAGCGCCTCGCCGCCTACCCCGTCAGGGTCGATGTGGTCAGCCGCTTCCGGACCCGCGCCGAGTTGAAGAAGACACTGGCGGAACTGGCCGCGGGAACCCTGGACATCGTCATCGGCACCCACCGGCTCCTGGAAAAGGACGTCCGCTTCAAGGACCTGGGCCTGCTCATCATCGACGAAGAGCAACGCTTCGGCGTACGGCACAAGGAGAAGTTGAAGCAGCTGCGGGCGACCGTGGACGTGCTGACGCTCACCGCCACGCCGATCCCCCGGACTCTGCACATGTCCCTGGCCGGGCTACGGGACATGTCCGTGATGGAGACCCCGCCCGAGGCCCGGCTGCCCATCCACACCGAGATCCGCCCCTATGACGACGACCTGGTGCGCTGGGCGATCCTGCGGGAACTGGAGCGGGGCGGGCAGGTCTACGTCGTCCACAACCGCGTGGAGACCATCGAGCGCGCGGCCCGCCGCATCCGGGCCCTCGTCCCCGAGGCCAGGGTGGCCGTGGCCCACGGGCAGATGCCGGAGGAGCGGCTGGAGCAGGTCATGATGGACTTCCTGGGCGGGCGCGACAACGTGCTGGTCTGCACGACCATCGTGGAGATCGGATTGGATATCCCGCTGGTGAACACCATCCTGATCGAGGACGCGCACCTGATGGGGCTGTCGCAGCTCTACCAGTTGCGCGGCCGCGTAGGACGGGCCGACCGGCAGGCCTACTGTTACCTCCTCTACCCCCGCGGGGCCCAGCTCACGGAGGAGGCGCGCCGGCGCCTGCAGGCGATGCAGGAGTTCGTCGAGCTCGGCTCGGGTCTCAAGCTGGCGATGCGCGACCTGGAGATCCGCGGTGCGGGCAACCTCCTCGGGCCCGAGCAGCACGGCCACCTGGCCGCCGTGGGGTTCGAGCTGTACGCGCGGCTGCTGGATGAGGCGGTGCGGGAGCTGCGCGGACAGATCGTGGAGGAGACGCCGGAGACGACCATCGACCTGGGCGTGGACGCCTTCCTCCCGGAGACCTACGTCTCGGACGAAGGTCAGCGCATGGCCCTGTATCGCAAGCTGGCCGCCGCGCGCACCGTTGAGGAGGCGGAGGAGGTGGCAGAGGAGATCGTCGATCGCTACGGGACCATGCCGGCCGCCGCGGCGCACCTCGTGGAGATCGTCCGGCTGCGCGCCCTGGCCCGGGAGGCCGGCGTGGTGGCGATCACGCGCGAGCGGGACCGCATCACCCTGCGGCCCGCCGCGGGATGGACCCCGACGGCCGAGGAGGAACCCCGGCTCACCGCGCCCTTCCGCGGGCGGCTCACCGTGGCCAGCGGGATGCTGCGACTGCGGACCGAAGGCACCAACTTCGCCGAGGACGCGGAGTGGATCCGCCGGGCCCTCTCCGCCCTCAAGGGCCTGACGCGCCGGCGCGAACCGGCGGCGGTTCGGTAGCTGGCGCAGACACCGCCGCCTCGGACCCATCCTCCACCGTTGCGCCTGCGCTTCCCCACCCTGTACGATGAGGGCATGGCCAAGAATCTACGCACCGTGGTGCTGGCTCTGCTCCTGGCGCTCGCGGGGACGGCGGCGGCGCTGGCCCTGACGCGGGGGATGCAACAGGGAACCGGCGTCGCGGCCACGGTCAACGGCGAGGTCATCTACCGCAGCGAACTGGACCGCGAGGTGGCGGCCGTCGCCCAGCAATACCGGATCGACCTGACCAGCGCCGAGGGACGCAAGCAGCGGGAGGAGATCTCGCGCATTGTGCTGGACCAGATGATCGAGCAGCGCCTGATTCTGCAGGAAGCGCGCAAACGCCACGCCCTGGCCACCGAGGCGCAGGTGGCCGCCGCCGTTGAGGAGATCCGCAAGAACTTCCCCTCCGATGCGGAGTTTCAGTTTGCCCTGGACCAGCGCAACCTGACCCTGGACGACCTGCGGAAGCGGCTGCGCACCACCCTCACCGTCCAGAATCTGCAGGCCCGGGTCAGCCAGGCTACCGTTAACAGCTCGGAGGTCGCCAGGTACTATGAGCAGAACCGCCGGGAGTTCGACCGCCCGGAACAGGTGCGGGTGCGGCACATCCTCGTGGAGACCGAGGCGGAAGCCCGGCTCGTGCTGGCCCGGTTGATGCGCGGGGAGAAGTTCGCGGACCTGGCCCGGCAGCTCTCCAGGGACCCCGGCAGCAAGGACCAGGGCGGAGACCTGGGGTTCGTGGCGCGGGGCCAGCTCGTCCCGGAGTTCGAGCGGGCCGCCTTCGCCCTGCAGCCCGGCCAGATCTCCGGCATCGTCAAGACCCAGTACGGCTACCATGTGATCCAGGGGATCGCCCGCCAGGCCGGCAAGCCCAGCACGCTGGCCGAGGTCTCCGACGAGATCCGCCGCCAGCTGTTGACCAGGAAGCAGGAGGCGGACTTTGCCCGGTGGTTGCAGCAGGTCAAACAGACGGCGACCATCACCCGAACCGATACGACTAGGTGAGGGACGTGCGGCTGGACAAGTTCCTGCAGGTTAGCCGGTTGATCAAGCGCCGGGCGGTCGCCAACCGGCTGTGCGACCACGGACGAATCCGGGTGAACGGGGTGGTGGCCAGGCCCTCGGCGGCGGTCCGCCCCGGGGACGTGATCACCATCAGCCGGGGGGATCGCCGCGTCGTGGCCAAGGTCGTCTCAGAGACCCTGGCGGAGATCCTGTCGCGGACCACGGTGGAGGAGTGGCGTGC is part of the Armatimonadota bacterium genome and encodes:
- a CDS encoding glutamate synthase-related protein, which produces MGSAPASRYHIATAPAPPPFPPPARFRLGENDEYVKYGKPPFSTPGRGDPYWTPEIITQTWYMAERGKIPISGAGYGGPFAGPGFDALWLDMSEIVRPTRDGIHGREYISTGVDLGRKLPSLRFAGATPGEASAPPLVELPLPVIFNPFPFPLAGRSQILGIARAASALRTLAVITPEMWADDLVPYAAWLAPRLAPGEVTVHRRLWAQARYIEIEGDDAQDAVARVKGARPDVVVGQRLPMDAADPGRVENLVRAGAEVIHLFADESGQSSRGFIAEALRAVHRHLVARGLRDEVTLLASGGIAAAEHVPKAIVCGADLVAVDFVLPVAFGCALWADRAYCGAERGEFDAAWGAQRLMNLFNAWRDQLLECLGAMGMREVRRLRGETGRAIFQPEEEAQFRALFPVTRPAPAEKPLTEIPEMGDLRWTQELLQATWTQAATGAPPARGEARVGRSGGGFDVLRFVSEDAGYTPPAAVDPEEVDLSLELNRRGYGPAITIPVPWYGGGMSFGSVSLQTMLARAMAAKTVGTFTSTGEGGYPDELIPYADHVITQVATGLFGVREETIQRARFVEFKYAQGAKPGLGGHLLGGKTTEVVATMREAVAWTSLFSPFPFHSVYSVEDHKKHVDWIRAVNPNALVAVKVSTPTDVDMVAVGIYYAGAHIVHLDGGYGGTGAAPEIAKKNIAMPIEYAVPKVHRFLLEEGIRDEIVLMASGGIRTAYDVAKAIALGADGAVVGMADLVAIGCTRLADCEKGRGCPFGITTTDPELSRLIDPVWAAGRIVNLYRAWAAQLRALLADLGLRSIRELRGRTSLLVYLESDPKAA
- a CDS encoding glutamate synthase, yielding MSARPNAEAVTQLIRSREGLPAPVPFSRRKVEAEGGCGVVGLAATVPVLGRHILAPCRQMHNRGNGKGGGLAAAGLLPEQMGVDADRLATDYLVQIAYLTPELRRDIEAAFIDPVFDLHAGYRIPTVDDHRDVPGLTVRPPDVWRYFARVREDVLAQFIETHRLDAVSVQAAEDEYVSQWAFRLNTRFYAGGPPPGPPSGPGASGRHAFVLSYGRDMLVLKIVGYAEDALHYYRMEDVRARIWIGHQRYPTKGRVWHPGGAHPFAALDVALVHNGDFANYHAVCEYLAQRNLFPLFLTDTEVAVLLFDLWSRTYGYPTEYLIEAMAPTTERDFLLLPEEKRTVYRAIQASHIHGSPDGPWFFIIGRSLIEQGRVGGWQLLGITDTSMLRPQVFALQEGEVSVGIIASEKQAIDATLASLSHEDARICPLADRYWNARGGSYTDGGAFLFTVRPEGTLTCSNKFGAVVRTPPGQRHRLPLLRVASVASPPAGSGAGRAAAAVRTSPPVHLTTPEAVYAQGVRLFRSADYETIERWLSAVRAEARGGGSVRAVALEGLTRLLDGRWPTGAKKRASLLAVLHAAVYGLLRDVPPINGAAPMVRIGRSDWAMLSAPQRPDQTLVIDARGFPMEGEQGLSRALVRAYALGWRTLIVFDVHGQRFIGSGFGPRTGDVRLEIYGSSGDYLGSGLDGMTLTVHGDAQDQVGQILKAGKLVIHGSVGQTFLYGAKGGEIYVLGSAAGRPLINAVGRPRVVINGTALDYLAESFMAGDPLEGGGFCILNGVTFDHDGRIVDLDTPYPGGNLFSLASGGAIYARDPYRRLDEDQLNGGRFADLTAADWNLIRPYLEENERLFAIPVERLLTVDGHVRSPEDVYRKVEPVELGVLKG
- a CDS encoding MFS transporter; this encodes MSRAFAGSSWRWLILLAAAEVATMLTFGSYSGALPVLRREWGLSAAQAGAIFAGQQIGYTGAVLVLSTLTDVIGVRRIYLASAVWNGVFGLLFAGFARDFPSALLLRTLGGMGLAGTYMPGMRLVVETFPAATRGGAMGVYIGAFSLGTSLSLLLTGALLPLGWRTAFTLTAVGPLAAAALAWPVVQDVSPLPARRRIEVGRVLRNVRALRFITAYAAHNWELFGMRAWLPAFLTSLWVERGLPLTSATARGAAFSSLVLLASGASNAFGGWLSDSLGRRRTIVIFLTASALLSATIGWTPSLGLRFVLGLAVFYGLLVTAESSTLSTAVAESADPRALGATMAIQSSLGFLVTAVSPPLFGAILDATNGTWGWAFLSLGIVALLGVLVVARL
- the mfd gene encoding transcription-repair coupling factor, translated to MSLRGLLPPLREEPSYKQALDAVRSGTRPWLVGPTGSEKALVLAALAGDLDLIADGTVLIVTPSREAADRLHDDLLAFLPELEERLIVYPQWEIFTADDGRPPAEAAGERLAVLMRLLERPALWIIAPVAALLRRIPGPDDLLKTSERVAPGQRLDLMRLTAFLASAGYRRVDLVGARGEFAVRGGILDVFPPQAEAPVRVEWCGDEIESVRAFEIESQRSTQMLGQALLPPVAEAGGDASLLTYLTPGALVVYDEPVDLQRQARSLLEGPQAADPPAFFTWDEPPPEGLRAVALSAVHGADRLEVEIPLRFPGVEAFGGQMKLLARSMEEWVVAGRRVVIATAQSRRISEILRDHGLAVTAAAALEAAPEPGQVVAVEAPLSHGFQIETAGLVVVTDSEMVGWRRRRRRQRFREGVRLYSWTDLAPGDYVVHIHHGIGIYRGMRRLLLNGAERDYLELEYAQGDRLFVPTDQINLVQRYIGVEGQRPKVHRLSGAEWEREKRKVREAAREMARELLALYALRESTAGHAFAPDTPWQHELEATFEFEETPDQWLAIQDVKRDMEQPRPMDRLIAGDVGYGKTEVALRAAFKAVMDGKQVAVLVPTTVLAQQHYNVFLKRLAAYPVRVDVVSRFRTRAELKKTLAELAAGTLDIVIGTHRLLEKDVRFKDLGLLIIDEEQRFGVRHKEKLKQLRATVDVLTLTATPIPRTLHMSLAGLRDMSVMETPPEARLPIHTEIRPYDDDLVRWAILRELERGGQVYVVHNRVETIERAARRIRALVPEARVAVAHGQMPEERLEQVMMDFLGGRDNVLVCTTIVEIGLDIPLVNTILIEDAHLMGLSQLYQLRGRVGRADRQAYCYLLYPRGAQLTEEARRRLQAMQEFVELGSGLKLAMRDLEIRGAGNLLGPEQHGHLAAVGFELYARLLDEAVRELRGQIVEETPETTIDLGVDAFLPETYVSDEGQRMALYRKLAAARTVEEAEEVAEEIVDRYGTMPAAAAHLVEIVRLRALAREAGVVAITRERDRITLRPAAGWTPTAEEEPRLTAPFRGRLTVASGMLRLRTEGTNFAEDAEWIRRALSALKGLTRRREPAAVR
- a CDS encoding peptidylprolyl isomerase yields the protein MAKNLRTVVLALLLALAGTAAALALTRGMQQGTGVAATVNGEVIYRSELDREVAAVAQQYRIDLTSAEGRKQREEISRIVLDQMIEQRLILQEARKRHALATEAQVAAAVEEIRKNFPSDAEFQFALDQRNLTLDDLRKRLRTTLTVQNLQARVSQATVNSSEVARYYEQNRREFDRPEQVRVRHILVETEAEARLVLARLMRGEKFADLARQLSRDPGSKDQGGDLGFVARGQLVPEFERAAFALQPGQISGIVKTQYGYHVIQGIARQAGKPSTLAEVSDEIRRQLLTRKQEADFARWLQQVKQTATITRTDTTR
- a CDS encoding S4 domain-containing protein; amino-acid sequence: MRLDKFLQVSRLIKRRAVANRLCDHGRIRVNGVVARPSAAVRPGDVITISRGDRRVVAKVVSETLAEILSRTTVEEWRA